The DNA sequence TCTAACATTCCAATTAGTAGTCAAAATTAATGTATGAACAAGAAGCCTATACTCTGCATATATACAATAGGAAATATATTAAGTACACGAGTCCACTTTCTACACAAATAGTAGATCTCTAGATACATGTGAGTAGAAAAAGAAATTGGCCCAATCAGCATGGAAAAAGCAGAAAATAAGGCTCCACTTGAATCTTTGTACCAACAAATTTGATCCTATTTAGTTTTTCACTACACCATTCTAACTGATCTTTTCTCAATCTTTTCATGTTCACCACCCTAGAAATCAATCTCAACCCCATTTGAGCAAGAAACTGCTCATGATCCACTTGAATTTGATCCTCATTTTTGTGCTTCTGGAACTTCCTCACTATGCAACTCCCACTTCTCACTATGTCCTTGAGCTTCTTCTCCTTCTGCAACAACAATAATATAGTTTCTCATGTGATATTCTCTGGGCTTAATTTAAATATGGAGCAATGTTAAATAGTTAGAAAAATATTGTTAGGGTATAAGGAAAAGAAACCTTTTGCAATTGAGCTCTAATGTCCACAAGAAGATCTGAAATTTCTGGATCACTAACATCATTTCCAATTCTTTTCTTGGAAACTTTAGGTATCACATTCTCGTAATCTTTGTCTGCTCGAACAAACTCCCAGAAAACCTGCATGGATTCCTTGATGATCTCCAGTAACTTTCCACTTGCAATTGCATCCTCTTCTTCACCCCACTTGGTTATTTTCTTGTCCTTCCTATTATCATCTGCGCAGGAATCAGAATTATTAGAATTAAGACTATGGCTAATAAGAATCACAAGGCAGAAAATATAGACATTGTGACAATAACTATACAGAACACGACATGAAAGTTTGTTTTTTAATTCCTATTTTCAGATTTTGGGTGGACGGTAAAATAGACAAATTTTATTCCATGAAAGTGGTACATTTTGTCTATTTCTGTCACGAGACAATTAACAAATAGAGTTTATACTTATTTTAGTTTTCTATGATCTTGACAGGTTAAAGCTTAATCCTTTGCAAATCGGAGCTCCATTTAAGATTTGTCGCTGGCCAGTAGATTGCTTGCTATATGTATAAGACAAGATTCAAACCCCCAACACTTGTTTAAGCATACTAATAAATTAACTACTAGACCAACTCAAATTGGTTAAACAGAGTTTATACTAGTTAGTGTGTTTTGTTCACCTTTAATGGCTGGAACATGGAGAAGGCTGCGAACGACGCATCGGTTCTTGACGTAGTTCTGGATCCTAGGGCCTTGAAATGGTTCATTCTCTAGGAACCTTTGCACGAGGACTTGAAAGAGCTGAAACTCACCAGCAACTAGATTATACCTGTGAGACCATGGTGAATCATGCTGTTGAAGCTCTTTAGCTTTGTTGTGCTGCCAACAAAGGATTTCCCAAGTGAGACAAACTTGACCAACATACACCAATTCCAAGTCTCTATGAAGTTCTTGAACAAACTTCAACATGGGGTCTGATGTTTGCTTTTCTGCTTTGCGTGGCCACAAATTCTGAGATACAAGAGCCTTGCCACCTTTGACAGTAGATTTTGCCATTATAAATAGCTTTGGAGGGTCTTTTAGCTGAAGAAGACCTATAATTAACGGCAAAGTATGTAATTTTGTTAATAATGACAAAGATAAAACAAGATTATTGTTTATGGAATTAGTTTTTTTCTTTGTAGACTTAGACTATGTCAAAAGCTGAAAAGTAATATGTGAAAGGTAGGACTTAGGACATTTCTTAATTATTGAATGTATCACGTTAACAATATAGAATCTGCAATGGTATTTTAACGTAGCAAATGTTCAAAGTAGGCCTATGAAAAGAACGGTAATGAGAGAATGGCGTTGAAAACTTATGACGTAGACTTGTCACTTTCTGTGACTTTGATAGATTAAATTAAACAACATACAAGAAGCAAAAATACTATGGCCTAATAATCTGAAAAGAACACATAATTAAAGATTATATGTGACAAACAAACAGAGATTCAGAAATTAAATGAAGATTAATTTAAAGCTATAATCTCACCTATTGCATGCATGGTTTGGTCATTCAAGACATCGAGTTTGCGCATCTTCTCTGCATAGCTCTTGTAGACCTTCTGAATTTGAAGAATGTGATCCTTGTATTCCACCTTCTTGTCTTCTATCTTCAATGGTTTTAGATCTTCAATAGCTTTTGATGGAGATTcagttttttcttgtttttcatcttcctcttcctcttcctcttctaaaATAGTGGCAAGTCCTCCTTGTTTTGCAATCCGCATTTCCATTTTCAGTTGTTGCAACAACTCATCGTCCTCGTCATCATCGTCGTCCTCgtcttcatcatcatcttcttcccAGTCCAAGTCATCATCTTCTTCGTCGTAGTCTTCTTCTAAATCTGGTTCATCCAAATCATCTTCTACCAAGGTTTCTTCTGTACCTTGAAGAGAATCATCAAGGAGTGAATCGGAAGTGGAAGAAGTTATCTGTTCTTGAAAATattcttcttgttcttgttcttgttcttgagCAAATGCATCAACAGAAGAAAGAGCGGAAGCAGTTGGATCGCCATAAAACTCGCGGAAACTAAAGGTCAAGACGGTTGGTTCTTGTACAAAAACACTGATATCTCTTCTTGCCATGAATTCATACTTGCTTGTGGTTGTACTTGTAACAGAGTCACCATATTCATGAACCTTGGAAACAGAGTACTCTGTTTCACTCTCACTTATTTTCTTAACATCTCCATCAACATAAGAAACAGCTTCAGCTTCAGCTTCCGCAGAATCAGatccttctttttctccttcaCTTTCCTCACAAACTCCACCGGTTTCAGGATCTTTCTCCTTCAAGCCAGAGCACTGTTCATCTGTTTCTGCGCTTTTTTTGTCGCTATGAACATCAGACACAAAAGTAGTAGCTTCCACGGAAACAGAGCACTCTGTttcatcttctctttcttcGCCACTCGGAAACATCAAATTAACAAGCTTTTCtgcaaactcatcaatctcatAATCTTCAGATTCATTCTTCCTAGTTGCACCAGCATGCTCTATTTTCCTTTCTTCAATCTCAAACctgagagaaaataaaaaaatcctctttcttatttattttaaaataaaaaaggagcTAAGCTAGATACCAAGAACGCTGATAAGAAAATTGATGAAACCTGAATAAGTATCTGAGCATGAAGACCAAGGAGGAAAGCAAATGGTTGCAGAAAAAAGCCCAGAGAGAAGCCAAAGCCCAAAGCATATTTCCATGCACAATTGAGGTTGAATCAATGCATTTTTTGAGCATAGCAAAGTTCTTGGCACCCATCAACCACTCTTTTCATAAACTTGAAACCAAGTTAACGAGACAGCagtattttgaaaaagattgaaGTAGTAGAAAAGATTCATGATGAGGTAGCAAGTGAACTCTCCCTCCACCAGTTTAGAACAAAATCAATCAAATGGCAGAATAATATCTAAGAGGGTGAGTTGTGCAGTGCCGTATAGTTTGTTTTAAGGAAAGAAAGCAACGTATGATGaagttaatttaatttgatttggtCAATTCGGTTTCTCGGTACGAACGGTTGATAGTTTGTATAAGAGTGTTAATTAATGATGGTACTTTGGTATTCTATGTTGTTGACACGTGTCATGGCCATGGGGTATGTTAAGTACGGTTTTTGCCGGATTTTTGTGCCTTGGTaatatcttctttttattttatgttttcttcgTTTGGACTTAGTCGGTGCCCTTTGGATTCCTTGGGTCAACTCAAtgttttccttctttctttgGTTGAAAATTGAAATGGTCAGGTCAGGTGTTAGTTCTAGAATCAAATTCCCAAACTTTCCCCCACTCAAATTATTTAGATaggaatttgattttatttttggcTGTGTGCAtcaaaataaaatgataaacaCATCAAATCTGAAATCTCTCCACCTGCAACAAGAAATCATTGCATGATGAATTAAAGtagataacaaaaaaaataatgttattCAATGGCATATGCTCACACAGTTTTGTCTGGTTTAATTTCATTAAAAGGAAAATAGTCCTGAAATATTTGTTGACGTTGTTACCAAACACTTTAGACTTTATAGACCAAATGCAATGCAAAAAGTAGGAACTATTTTATCACAATTTTCTCTCAGTGATCCAATCAACTAGCTAGAATTGAATGAATTTCTTCTATTTGCCTCCACCTAAGAACTTTAATTTGTTACTCTCACATATATCACATGTTAATGCAAAAGATATATCCTAAAAGTTTTGCTTAATTCTTGGCACCAATTTATAGGAGAAATGAAAGCATATATTAGAAGGTTAATTTAATGACTTACTTGACATGAGTGCAAAGCTTACAAGAAGGACCATAGGCTCTCAGTAGGCATCTTTTGCCATTATTGTTAGCCAAGAGAAGAGCAGCAAAATTAAATGTCTATGGAGCCTTGATGTTTCAAAGCTAGGCACGCAACGCAACATAACACAAATTAATTTAGGCACCTTATTGTGTGCATGGAGCAGACCAATATAGTACAAGACTTGGCCCTATTCATGTCATAGAAGACAATAATTTCATTAACAATGAATCTTGGAATCTAGCAGCGTCTCTGTATAGATGCAAAAAGTTAGCTGAAAAATTTATTAACAATGACAAGTATGTTGTCTACTTTTCTATTGTAAACCAGGACCTAATAGTGCAGTATAGGACGtgtttaggtattttttttttctttagtataccttaaaaatatacttttttattggtttttttaACAACTCGTGCATTTATAGAGTTTGTAAAAAATGAGTtaaatatgttttatttttatgtgaaggattaatttatcattttttaaatatcaataacattttttcTACTAAAGATAGATGATATTACAGTTTTAATATCATTGGAAATTCACAATTTcaacatcttatttttttttataaataactttTACTTTTATCTTCCTAACAACTACTCTTGAAATGATTTTAGAGTTTAGGAATTTTAGATATTTGTTAACAAAGATATTTTACATTTTTTGACTAATGATCGCATTATTATTGCAACTTACTTTACTTATACACGAAAGGAAAAATCAGTTTATCAACGTTAATAATATGGGCAATTATCATATTCAATTTGTTCACAATCAATGGCAACCGTGGGGCTATTACGCAGAAGATGTAACATTATTACACTTGTTAAAAGGAAACAGCTCTTTGTGGCGTGACAACATCaccaaaagaaattaaattaaataagaaaaaacttAATGACAAAGTTCGTTCCACGTGTATATATAAACCCGAGACTAAAATCagttactaatatatttatatataaatatatatgatttaatttatttttaatatgtatttatattctaatatatattttatattaataattcaTAATTGACTTTAGTGAGTAATTTTAGTGtacatataatataattaatataatcatATACAACCTACAGTTCAcctacattattattattattaggattCCTATTTATTTTGCTCGATTTTGTTGATGTCAAATAAGGCCTCCGAGCAAGAATTTTGATGTAAAAATGATTAATAGTTTTAACAGATTATATTcttgtgaaaaaaaatcaatattaaataaacgaaagtttatgtttctttttttttttaaatattgaccatattttctttatttctgtTATGAGGGACATACATTAAAATAAACTTAAGAAAATATACGAGTGGTAAGCACATTATTTTTTCCGTATAAttaaaaaatggaaggaaaaatCCAACTTTAGATATATACTACAATTTTTTCCTTTGCATATGTGTCGCCCGCGCATCGCGCGGGTATCTTGCTAGTTCATAGAATACAGCACTAgtgctttctctttttcatcttATTAGAACTCAAAGTCAATATCTCTAACTAAAAACCAGAAGCACCTACTACCTCCATATTGCCATGGAGTATTGGAGTATTGGAGTAAATGGGGCGATACCGAACGAGTTTGGAGCTGTTTTATTAGGCTTCATTGACAACACATGCcatgatttaaataaatttgatttaacTATGATATGCCAGCGGATGCCgtctttaattaatttatttatttatttcgtcATTTATCTAAAGTTTGGACGGTTTTCTGGCAGGTGGTAGTGCATGTCATTGTCGTACCATAACCATATCATACATATATGTCTAAGGCTTTAATAGTAATTTTGACAACAACCATACgtagtatatattaaaattaatcatattaaaaataataactaaaattaattattaatataaaatatctttttatatataaatatataataattaattttaatgattaattttaatatataaataatatttttattttaaaaatataaaaaaactaatatttttaataaaaaaataagagttaattaatattagttcaaatataaaataaatgtaagaaaaaaatagtaactacctaatactttttaaataaaaatttatatacaattatttttatgtaaaattgataattaaaaattattaaataataatttaataacatttattaaattatcaaataaattttaactactaattttacataaaaataacgtgaatatttaatattttatatcaaattattAAAAGCATACACTTTTTAGTTTACCAAAAAGAAAGCACACACTAttattcttaattaaaaaaatgtatacGGTCGAGTTAAGAATGttgtatattaatatattattctaGCTCTTGAGTGTATATTTAGTTTTATCATATCATATTCAGTACTGTTAGGTTTGTGCACTTTCATACGATAAAACTAACACACCATATTAGCCATATATAATTAGCAAGTCATTAAAAGAATTTAACTATTAgatgtatattaaaatcaataattaaaattaattattaatataaactatatattaaaaatatattaaattttatatatatatttatataaatacatagtgattaattttaataactaattttagtatataaataaatatttgaatagAATTACTTAATTACTATATTATACTTAAGTCATAGATGATAAAATGTTATTTGACGTCCAAATCCaatttacaatgtctttctttGATTTAGCCACATAGCCAAATTATTGACGTCATTGCACTAGATGGTATAGGAATGAGAACCACATTTCGAATGCCTATATTCTTCATTCACACAATATTTTTAAACttgtataatatatatactaACGGAAGAGTTTTAAGTATATCTAAAATACCGATGTTTCAGTTGTTTTAATTAttgatcttaattataaaaaatatatataatatatattaattaaaatcaataattaaaagtACTAGAACTAAGAATAACAATTAAAACAACTAAAACACTAgtattttagatatatttaaaatttttcatataATATATAGTGCAGCATAGGTGAGTCTCAAAGGGTGTCAGATCCATACCCTACATTACATATTAAACCCCGCCCCAAGACGAGAGGGCTAATATGATCTAAACCCTTCACGTATTAAAGGGACAGTTaactcacaaaatcaattgGGAGTTTTGGGACGAACACGTTTAGTGACGCTTACGCCTCCGTATAGCAAAGGGGTAAAAAAACATTagaatcagattttttttttttccatgtATCTTCTAGAATCTAGAGGGAGCTTCATATGCATATTGGAAAGGCCAATTCTAtgaaattttttgtttgttgtctcatttttgtttaaattattttttataatatttttaaaatatttaattttttaaattttttttatatttttaaatttaaaattaattatttaatctattttaataattatacaatattttttaaggAAGCCATTCAGATAAAAACAtctaaaacgtctttttttaaagatattttttaataattaaaatttaacatatataatcgattaaatcatattatttttgtcaaaattaggctggtgaatcaaatcttgaactggtttaaattaatattatttttttataaaaaatgactgggataagtacgattttggtccctaacatAGAGGCCGAAAATTTATTTCGTCTCCGGCCTTTTTTTCGCTACAAAATGGTTCCCAatgttttagtttattttaaaatcgtctttcGGACAAAAATACCCTTCCCCTTTCACCCCCAAAATCAACCAACCTCAGTAGAAGCATAACAAAAGCCTaagcaccaccaccaccaccaccaccattatCATCATGGTCATCATCAGAACcatcaacaaaattaaaaatcagaAGAACCATCAACCAAAAACATAACATCAAGCAGAAGCGGAAGAACAGC is a window from the Arachis stenosperma cultivar V10309 chromosome 3, arast.V10309.gnm1.PFL2, whole genome shotgun sequence genome containing:
- the LOC130970671 gene encoding uncharacterized protein LOC130970671, with amino-acid sequence MGAKNFAMLKKCIDSTSIVHGNMLWALASLWAFFCNHLLSSLVFMLRYLFRFEIEERKIEHAGATRKNESEDYEIDEFAEKLVNLMFPSGEEREDETECSVSVEATTFVSDVHSDKKSAETDEQCSGLKEKDPETGGVCEESEGEKEGSDSAEAEAEAVSYVDGDVKKISESETEYSVSKVHEYGDSVTSTTTSKYEFMARRDISVFVQEPTVLTFSFREFYGDPTASALSSVDAFAQEQEQEQEEYFQEQITSSTSDSLLDDSLQGTEETLVEDDLDEPDLEEDYDEEDDDLDWEEDDDEDEDDDDDEDDELLQQLKMEMRIAKQGGLATILEEEEEEEDEKQEKTESPSKAIEDLKPLKIEDKKVEYKDHILQIQKVYKSYAEKMRKLDVLNDQTMHAIGLLQLKDPPKLFIMAKSTVKGGKALVSQNLWPRKAEKQTSDPMLKFVQELHRDLELVYVGQVCLTWEILCWQHNKAKELQQHDSPWSHRYNLVAGEFQLFQVLVQRFLENEPFQGPRIQNYVKNRCVVRSLLHVPAIKDDNRKDKKITKWGEEEDAIASGKLLEIIKESMQVFWEFVRADKDYENVIPKVSKKRIGNDVSDPEISDLLVDIRAQLQKKEKKLKDIVRSGSCIVRKFQKHKNEDQIQVDHEQFLAQMGLRLISRVVNMKRLRKDQLEWCSEKLNRIKFVGTKIQVEPYFLLFPC